Proteins encoded together in one Vicinamibacteria bacterium window:
- the lolA gene encoding outer membrane lipoprotein chaperone LolA, translating into MRPLVLVLLSVSVPAAASQDLVALVAKVEGHYDTIDDFEAEFTQRYERRFLRKTIEESGRLSVKKPGRMRWEYRQPEEKLFVTDGSSSYFYIPAENQVMVSHHPEGPMGLESGSPFELLAGKSRITDSFSFFSSETPPTEGGVVLRAVPHAHHEEFETVELEVQPDDGTVLRVALIDSQGNRTNFTFREIRENLDIPESQFRFTVPSGVEVVVVQSEAPQDARR; encoded by the coding sequence ATGCGGCCCCTTGTCCTGGTGTTGTTGTCCGTCTCGGTGCCGGCGGCAGCTTCGCAGGACCTCGTCGCGCTCGTGGCCAAGGTCGAGGGGCATTACGACACCATCGACGACTTCGAAGCCGAGTTCACCCAGCGCTATGAGAGGCGCTTTCTCCGCAAGACGATCGAGGAGAGTGGTCGCCTGTCGGTCAAGAAGCCGGGTCGGATGCGGTGGGAGTATCGACAGCCCGAGGAGAAGCTCTTCGTGACCGATGGCTCGAGCAGCTACTTCTACATCCCCGCGGAGAATCAGGTGATGGTGAGCCATCACCCCGAAGGACCGATGGGCCTCGAAAGCGGTTCGCCGTTCGAGCTCCTGGCGGGCAAGAGTCGCATTACCGACAGTTTCTCCTTCTTCTCGTCCGAGACGCCTCCGACCGAGGGCGGTGTGGTGCTGCGAGCGGTTCCTCACGCGCACCACGAGGAGTTCGAGACCGTCGAGCTCGAGGTCCAGCCAGACGACGGAACGGTTCTGCGCGTCGCGCTCATCGATTCGCAAGGTAATCGGACCAACTTCACCTTTCGCGAGATCCGCGAGAACCTCGATATTCCTGAATCGCAGTTTCGCTTCACCGTTCCCTCCGGAGTGGAGGTAGTGGTGGTGCAATCAGAAGCTCCCCAAGACGCCCGGCGCTGA
- a CDS encoding secretin N-terminal domain-containing protein: MAVPRFLFPTVALLASLHGCAGSTYRKDAARAERAGHYDEAVALYTRAASEKPDDANLARELARAKLRASAAHALEAARRMSAGDLQTARNELEVALTLNPTDVQLARELEELKGLIEEKGEEAERHSIASLKRRVGEAPFGQLSISPSATDPAGFVFRDASLRDILLSLGTLAGVNVVFDRDFVDDVVSIDLEDATFEEAFRSLCTITRNFYRVEANGFLTIVPDTPAKRRDYEQQVSRTFYLSSADLKETIDLLRIVLGARRIAPLTATNALTIVDAPERVKAAEMIISSLDKSRSEVIVEMEILEVDRTRMVEYGIQLRSAGEEGIQTSIFPGDTTLDVPPFASDNVFVAGLPGAVLSLLRADSDTRVLANPQLRAVDGESAQAEFGERVPVPITTFTPIATGGVPQQPVTTFQYENIGVNILVTPRVHHDNEISIALELRLSTISGTGFGGLPTFGNRSVNTVLRLADGETSLLAGLINEEERTSLNGTPGLANVPLLGRIFSANRKEVRESDIVLTMTPRIIRRTDVTIGDLLPHIIEGLGSGGLLYEPPQPLPQREPEVPQEGERRPPGNQQN, from the coding sequence ATGGCTGTCCCCCGATTTCTCTTTCCTACCGTCGCGCTGCTGGCGTCGCTGCACGGCTGCGCCGGCTCGACCTACCGGAAGGACGCCGCCCGTGCCGAAAGGGCGGGCCATTACGACGAGGCGGTGGCGCTGTATACGCGAGCGGCTTCGGAGAAACCCGACGATGCCAATCTCGCGCGTGAGCTCGCCCGGGCCAAGCTCCGCGCCTCGGCCGCCCATGCTCTCGAAGCCGCCCGTCGCATGTCCGCCGGTGATTTGCAAACCGCTCGAAACGAGCTCGAGGTCGCCCTCACATTGAACCCCACCGACGTCCAACTGGCCAGAGAGCTCGAGGAGCTCAAAGGGCTCATCGAGGAGAAGGGCGAGGAGGCGGAGAGACATTCGATCGCAAGCCTCAAGCGCCGAGTGGGCGAGGCGCCCTTCGGCCAACTCTCGATCTCACCCTCGGCAACGGACCCCGCTGGCTTCGTCTTCCGCGACGCGAGCCTGAGGGACATTCTGCTGTCCCTCGGCACCCTTGCCGGTGTCAACGTCGTGTTCGACCGCGATTTCGTCGACGATGTCGTCTCGATCGATCTCGAGGACGCGACGTTCGAGGAGGCTTTCCGATCGCTCTGCACCATCACTCGGAACTTCTATCGAGTCGAGGCGAATGGATTCCTCACCATCGTGCCCGATACGCCCGCCAAGAGACGAGACTACGAGCAGCAGGTGTCGCGTACCTTCTATCTCTCGAGTGCCGATCTCAAGGAGACGATCGACCTCCTGCGCATCGTGCTCGGCGCCAGAAGGATCGCGCCCCTCACGGCGACGAACGCGCTCACCATCGTCGATGCGCCCGAACGGGTGAAGGCGGCGGAGATGATCATCAGCTCGCTCGACAAGAGCCGGAGCGAGGTGATCGTCGAGATGGAGATCCTCGAGGTGGACCGCACTCGGATGGTGGAATACGGCATTCAGCTGCGTTCGGCCGGCGAGGAAGGAATCCAGACGAGCATATTCCCCGGCGACACGACCCTCGACGTTCCCCCGTTCGCGAGCGACAACGTCTTCGTTGCCGGGCTTCCCGGGGCGGTCCTGAGCCTGCTCCGCGCCGACAGCGACACCCGGGTGCTCGCCAACCCGCAGCTGCGGGCGGTCGACGGCGAAAGCGCCCAGGCCGAGTTCGGAGAGCGAGTCCCGGTGCCCATCACGACGTTTACGCCGATTGCGACCGGGGGCGTTCCCCAGCAGCCGGTGACCACGTTCCAATACGAGAACATCGGTGTGAACATCCTGGTTACGCCGAGAGTGCACCACGACAACGAGATCAGCATCGCGCTCGAGCTCCGGCTCAGCACCATATCCGGTACGGGGTTCGGAGGGTTGCCAACCTTCGGCAATCGCTCGGTGAATACCGTTCTCCGGCTCGCCGACGGAGAAACGAGTCTCCTCGCCGGTCTCATCAACGAAGAAGAGCGAACCAGCCTCAATGGAACTCCGGGGCTGGCCAACGTGCCACTCCTCGGCCGTATATTCTCCGCCAACCGAAAGGAAGTGCGAGAGTCCGACATCGTGTTGACGATGACGCCGCGCATCATTCGACGCACCGACGTGACCATCGGCGACTTGCTCCCCCACATCATCGAGGGTCTCGGTAGCGGAGGCCTCCTGTACGAGCCTCCCCAACCCCTTCCCCAGCGTGAGCCGGAGGTCCCTCAAGAGGGAGAGAGACGACCACCGGGAAATCAGCAGAACTAG
- a CDS encoding pyridoxamine 5'-phosphate oxidase family protein → MSSRKKAKEPRPSRPRIPEYGVPKTPLGMLPWSFVDERMERARNYWVSTTRPDGRPHTRPVDGVWLHGVLSFGGSPRVRWVQNLEANPHVNVHLDSGDEVVILEGKAERVLDPTHPLVIPVLDASKKKYPQYYPGPGTPPFRPFWILRPDIAFAWTLSGFPKSATRFRLKARDSLASANSPARIRQP, encoded by the coding sequence ATGTCGAGCCGAAAGAAAGCGAAGGAGCCCAGGCCGAGCCGGCCGCGCATCCCCGAGTACGGCGTCCCGAAAACGCCGCTGGGGATGCTTCCCTGGAGCTTCGTCGACGAACGGATGGAGCGCGCGAGGAACTACTGGGTCTCGACGACCCGGCCCGACGGCCGTCCCCACACCAGGCCCGTCGACGGAGTGTGGCTTCACGGCGTCCTTTCCTTCGGTGGAAGCCCCAGGGTGCGGTGGGTCCAGAACCTCGAGGCAAATCCCCATGTGAACGTGCATCTCGATAGCGGCGACGAGGTGGTCATCCTCGAGGGAAAGGCAGAACGGGTCCTCGACCCAACCCACCCCCTCGTGATCCCCGTTCTCGATGCCTCGAAGAAGAAGTATCCCCAGTACTACCCGGGCCCTGGCACGCCCCCGTTCCGGCCGTTCTGGATCCTTCGTCCCGACATCGCTTTCGCCTGGACGCTGAGCGGGTTTCCGAAGAGCGCTACCCGGTTTCGGCTGAAAGCTCGAGATTCGCTCGCCTCAGCGAATTCTCCTGCCCGAATACGTCAGCCCTAA
- a CDS encoding cyclic nucleotide-binding domain-containing protein, producing the protein MSVAKQSPFAQFLTQYKKGDFIFHQGEEGDEMFIVQSGQVAIRKQIGSKRTTVTVLEKGDFFGEMSVLERLPRSADAEVVEDAGIITINSQTFGEMIRRNPEIAVRMLRKYSMRMREYSEQLENLLAQSSGVDEVQLPDIDKPPAQAPEGTVPSTATARAYFVAKESGKIYPIYKDEILLGRYDSVTGHRPEIDLTDEDQNRNVSRRHARLLHKENTFYIAEEIGTMNGTYINGERIPTGVLTPIRDGDEVTLCRVPIIFKVAQ; encoded by the coding sequence ATGTCTGTCGCCAAGCAAAGTCCATTCGCTCAATTCCTCACGCAATACAAGAAGGGGGACTTCATCTTCCATCAGGGTGAGGAAGGCGACGAGATGTTCATCGTCCAGTCGGGACAGGTGGCGATAAGAAAGCAAATCGGGTCGAAACGAACCACGGTCACCGTCCTGGAAAAAGGGGACTTCTTCGGGGAGATGTCGGTCCTCGAGCGGCTGCCTCGATCGGCCGACGCCGAAGTGGTGGAAGACGCCGGGATCATCACCATCAACAGCCAGACTTTCGGCGAGATGATTCGGCGAAATCCCGAGATAGCCGTGCGCATGCTTCGAAAGTACTCGATGCGCATGCGGGAATACTCCGAGCAACTGGAGAACTTGCTCGCCCAGAGCTCGGGAGTTGACGAGGTTCAGCTTCCCGATATCGACAAACCTCCGGCCCAGGCGCCCGAGGGAACGGTGCCTTCGACGGCTACGGCGCGCGCGTATTTCGTCGCCAAGGAAAGCGGCAAGATCTATCCCATCTACAAGGACGAGATTCTGCTCGGTCGCTACGACTCGGTTACCGGACATCGTCCCGAGATCGATTTGACCGATGAGGACCAAAACCGGAACGTCAGCCGCAGGCACGCCCGACTGCTCCACAAGGAAAATACCTTCTACATCGCCGAGGAGATCGGCACGATGAACGGCACCTACATCAATGGAGAGCGAATCCCCACCGGGGTTCTGACACCCATCCGAGACGGTGACGAAGTTACCCTCTGCCGGGTTCCCATCATCTTCAAAGTCGCTCAGTAG
- a CDS encoding HD domain-containing phosphohydrolase encodes MTSPRDPSEYIGKLTAVLTVTKAYRSIIHLDVLLKTIVETAAETLRAEAGSILLYDEEGNLRFRTASGRAAAAVEPMRVEPGRGVAGWTASSGRPAIVNDVRDDPRFHDGYDRETGFETRSILCVPLTFEGRVIGVLEVLNKRDGAAFDEEDQSILFSLADQAAISIEHVRLQDAQNNYFTHVSEILLGAMDTHVPIKWGHARRVARYARVVGAGMGLDAPTQKNLYFGGLLHDIGLLKLDATEEWTRERIELHPLLGYEMVKDIIFWKDLAPIILHHHERWDGRGYPERLAGENIPLGARIIGACEAFDVITSKHSYKSPLPHDMAIREMEAHERAQFDPDVVAAIKANVREEDNLEKPTASSS; translated from the coding sequence ATGACGAGCCCGCGCGATCCCTCGGAATATATCGGCAAGCTCACCGCGGTCCTCACCGTCACCAAGGCCTACCGAAGCATCATTCACCTCGACGTGCTTCTCAAGACGATCGTGGAGACGGCGGCCGAGACGCTGCGAGCTGAAGCGGGCTCGATATTGCTATACGACGAGGAAGGCAATCTGCGTTTCCGCACCGCCTCGGGCAGGGCCGCCGCCGCGGTCGAGCCGATGCGCGTTGAGCCCGGCCGCGGAGTTGCCGGCTGGACCGCGAGCAGTGGACGGCCCGCGATCGTCAACGATGTCCGCGACGACCCCCGATTCCATGACGGCTACGACCGGGAAACGGGCTTCGAGACCCGTTCCATCCTGTGCGTCCCCTTGACTTTCGAAGGCCGCGTCATCGGAGTCCTCGAGGTCTTGAACAAGCGCGATGGAGCCGCATTCGACGAGGAAGACCAGTCCATTCTCTTCAGCCTGGCGGATCAGGCCGCGATCTCCATCGAGCACGTTCGTCTCCAGGATGCTCAGAACAATTACTTCACTCACGTGAGCGAGATCCTCCTCGGGGCGATGGACACCCACGTTCCGATAAAGTGGGGCCACGCGCGCCGCGTCGCCCGTTATGCACGGGTGGTGGGCGCGGGGATGGGGCTAGACGCGCCGACGCAGAAGAACCTCTATTTCGGTGGACTCTTGCACGACATCGGCCTCCTGAAATTGGACGCCACCGAGGAGTGGACGCGGGAACGCATCGAGCTCCATCCGTTGCTCGGCTACGAGATGGTGAAAGACATCATCTTCTGGAAAGATCTCGCTCCGATCATCCTGCATCACCATGAAAGATGGGATGGGCGCGGCTACCCCGAGAGGCTCGCGGGCGAGAACATCCCGCTCGGTGCCCGCATCATCGGTGCTTGCGAGGCCTTCGATGTGATTACCAGCAAGCACTCGTACAAATCGCCGCTTCCCCACGATATGGCCATCCGCGAGATGGAGGCACATGAAAGGGCCCAGTTCGATCCCGACGTCGTCGCCGCCATCAAGGCCAACGTCCGCGAAGAAGACAATCTGGAAAAGCCGACGGCATCCTCGTCATAG